The following are encoded in a window of Choloepus didactylus isolate mChoDid1 chromosome 17, mChoDid1.pri, whole genome shotgun sequence genomic DNA:
- the C17H2orf68 gene encoding UPF0561 protein C2orf68 homolog, with protein MEAAPDPGPGLCCKPGGRLDMSHGFVHHIRRNQLARDDYDKKVKQAAKEKARRRHTPAPTRPRKPDLQVYLPRRRDDSTRPSNPDYEESGESSSSGGSELEPSGHQLFCLEYEADSGEVTSVIVYQDDDPERVIKEVSAHTPLDPPMREALKLRIWEEIAKRQSRP; from the exons ATGGAGGCGGCGCCGGACCCCGGACCGGGGCTCTGCTGCAAGCCCGGCGGGCGGCTGGACATGAGCCACGGCTTCGTGCACCACATTCGACGGAACCAACTCGCCCG GGACGACTACGACAAGAAGGTGAAGCAAGCGGCCAAGGAGAAGGCGAGGAGGCGGCACACGCCCGCGCCGACACGGCCCCGCAAGCCCGACCTGCAGGTGTACCTGCCGCGACGCCGAG ATGACTCTACCCGCCCAAGCAACCCAGACTATGAGGAGTCCGGCGAAAGCAGCAGTAGTGGTGGCTCCGAGCTGGAGCCTTCTGGGCATCAGCTCTTCTGCTTAGAATATGAGGCCGACAGCGGAGAGGTCACGTCAGTTATCGTGTATCAG GACGATGATCCAGAAAGGGTGATAAAGGAGGTGTCAGCCCACACGCCTCTGGATCCACCCATGCGAGAGGCCCTGAAGTTGCGCATCTGGGAGGAGATTGCAAAGCGCCAGAGCCGACCCTGA